One genomic segment of Oreochromis aureus strain Israel breed Guangdong linkage group 9, ZZ_aureus, whole genome shotgun sequence includes these proteins:
- the gramd1c gene encoding protein Aster-C translates to MDQVSNRSGVGSDDVTDDTSLADLRWSSDEDSSDVQAQCLAAPQPPVPTYKQRLEEFKKLFKELPETERLLVDYPCALQRDILLQGRIYLSVNWVCFYSNVFRGTKITLTLKNITNMTREKTARFIPNAIQICTSTDKFFFTSFSAREKSYREVFRMWQNTLMGKSLTSQELWQMVRQHYGFDLGLSYEEMDSSPIIAESNMQTSLTARPGGDDGPGRPERPPFLRIPEVENGPLETSTPQGEEMPSPISSQNSPNLEDFRNTPSQRRSPAPQLDRLVPERISKRSSLSLDLNANENGISEESGSESEEEVEDRVGLSQVSGRQYLNRVFHIGAKHMFEILFTDSSFMRRFMDARKITNITSTAWQKDSSGNMKRSLKYTITINNPLIGKFSSATEYQTLYKESRAGQYYLINSEVYTHDVPYHDYFYTQTRYYIMSNSKRKCRLRVYTDVKYKKQPWGLVKSFITKNSWSGIEENFRHLEAELLEEEAEMNQGGGEAGKMGGLRRRRRTYSRTLAEHSKPNKQYGHDAEQHREVNMGPVDMKSPYRWNVTTIVAGMSVILLILTMLNLGLFFKLWAMEDVAQRMYLTTKHRLRERSEASLAAEYGPKLGAALRSPEELRLLKNVLQDSINLLEQLRTSLVMLQQNFATANRTAAQQ, encoded by the exons ATGGACCAGGTATCCAACCGGTCAGGAGTGGGCAGTGATGACGTCACAGATGATACCTCACTCGCGGATCTGAGGTGGAGCTCAGATGAAGAt AGCTCTGACGTTCAGGCACAGTGCCTCGCGGCACCTCAGCCTCCCGTGCCCACCTACAAACAGAGGCTCGAGGAGTTTAAGAAGTTGTTCAAAGAGCTGCCTGAAACAGAGAGACTCCTTGTGG ATTATCCGTGTGCCCTCCAGCGGGATATACTCCTACAGGGACGCATTTACCTCTCAGTGAACTGGGTCTGTTTCTACAGCAATGTGTTTCGTGGAACAAAG atcaCTCTGACACTTAAAAACATCACAAATATGACGAGAGAGAAAACTGCTCGATTTATTCCCAATGCCATCCAGATCTGCACGAGTACAGACAAG TTCTTCTTCACTTCCTTCTcagcaagagagaaaagctaCCGGGAAGTTTTTCGCATGTGGCAAAACACGCTGATGGGTAAG TCTCTGACCAGCCAGGAGTTATGGCAGATGGTTAGACAGCATTATGGTTTTGATCTTGGCTTAAGCTATGAAGAGATGGATAGCTCACCGATAATAGCAGAATCAAACATGCAGACCAG cCTGACAGCGAGGCCTGGCGGAGATGACGGTCCAGGGAGACCAGAGCGGCCCCCTTTCCTCCGCATCCCTGAAGTGGAAAATGGACCCTTGGAAACCTCCACACCTCAAGGGGAAGAAATGCCTTCCCCTATTAGCTCACAGAACTCGCCCAACTTG GAGGACTTTCGTAACACCCCGTCCCAAAGGCGCAGTCCGGCTCCCCAACTGGACCGCCTCGTCCCAGAGCGCATCTCCAAGCGCTCCTCGCTTTCTCTTGACCTTAATGCCAACGAGAACGGCATATCTGAGGAAAGCGGCTCGGAAAGCGAAGAAGAAG TGGAGGACCGCGTTGGTCTGTCTCAGGTGTCCGGTCGACAGTATTTGAACCGGGTTTTCCACATCGGTGCAAAACATATGTTTGAAATTCTCTTCACCGACTCCAGCTTCATGCGCAGGTTTATGGATGCCCGGAAGATAACCA ATATCACCTCTACTGCCTGGCAAAAAGACTCTTCCGGTAACATGAAGCGGAGTCTGAAATACACAATAACCATCAACAACCCTCTGATTGGGAAGTTCTCCAGTGCTACAGAGTACCAG ACGCTGTACAAAGAATCCAGGGCTGGTCAATATTACCTCATAAACTCGGAGGTGTACACACATGACGTTCCCTATCATGACTACTTCTACACTCAAACCCGCTACTACATCATGAGTAACTCTAAAAGGAAATGTCGACTAAG GGTGTATACTGATGTAAAGTACAAGAAGCAGCCATGGGGCCTCGTCAAGTCCTTTATTACCAAAAACTCCTGGAGCGGCATAGAAGAGAATTTCCGGCATCTGG AAGCAGAACTGCTGGAGGAGGAAGCGGAGATGAACCAAGGAGGGGGAGAGGCGGGGAAGATGGGTGGGCTTCGCAGGAGGAGGCGGACTTACAGCCGGACTCTGGCAGAGCATTCAAAGCCCAACAAGCAGTATGGGCACGACGCTGAGCAGCACAGAGAAGTCAACATGG GCCCTGTAGATATGAAAAGTCCGTACCGATGGAATGTCACAACGATAGTGGCTGGGATGAGTGTGAT TCTGCTGATCCTGACGATGCTGAATCTAGGCTTGTTTTTTAAGCTGTGGGCCATGGAGGATGTGGCCCAGCGCATGTATCTGACTACAAAGCATCGCCTGAGGGAGAGGAGCGAGGCCAG CTTAGCCGCTGAGTATGGACCCAAACTGGGAGCAGCGTTGAGGTCTCCAGAGGAGCTGCGCTTACTAAAAAATGTACTTCAGGACTCCATTAACCTCTTAGAACAG CTTCGTACCTCACTGGTGATGCTGCAACAGAATTTTGCAACAGCCAATCGCACTGCAGCGCAGCAGTGA
- the naa50 gene encoding N-alpha-acetyltransferase 50 isoform X1, with translation MKGSRIELGDVTPHNIKQLKRLNQVIFPVSYNDKFYKDVLEVGELAKLAYFNDIAVGAVCCRVDHSQNQKRLYIMTLGCLAPYRRLGIGTKMLNHVLNICEKDGTFDNIYLHVQISNESAIDFYQKFGFEIIETKKNYYKRIEPADAHVLQKSLRSPCAPPSGELQKSE, from the exons ATGAAAGG tagccggATCGAGCTGGGGGACGTTACGCCCCACAACATTAAGCAGCTGAAACGCCTCAACCAGGTCATCTTCCCCGTCAGCTACAACGACAAGTTTTACAAAGATGTGCTGGAAGTTGGAGAGCTTGCAAAGCTAG CGTACTTCAATGACATTGCAGTGGGTGCTGTATGCTGCAGAGTGGACCACTCTCAGAACCAGAAGAGACTGTACATCATGACACTTGGCTGTCTAGCACCCTACCGTAGACTTGGAATTG GTACAAAGATGCTTAATCATGTGCTAAACATCTGCGAGAAGGATGGCACTTTTGACAATATTTACCT TCATGTGCAGATCAGCAATGAGTCGGCCATTGACTTTTACCAGAAGTTTGGCTTTGAGATTATTGAGACAAAGAAGAATTACTACAAGAGGATAGAGCCTGCAGATGCCCATGTGTTGCAAAAGAGCCTGCGCAGTCCTTGTGCACCGCCCAGTGGAGAGCTTCAGAAGTCAGAGTAG
- the naa50 gene encoding N-alpha-acetyltransferase 50 isoform X2, with product MKGRIELGDVTPHNIKQLKRLNQVIFPVSYNDKFYKDVLEVGELAKLAYFNDIAVGAVCCRVDHSQNQKRLYIMTLGCLAPYRRLGIGTKMLNHVLNICEKDGTFDNIYLHVQISNESAIDFYQKFGFEIIETKKNYYKRIEPADAHVLQKSLRSPCAPPSGELQKSE from the exons ATGAAAGG ccggATCGAGCTGGGGGACGTTACGCCCCACAACATTAAGCAGCTGAAACGCCTCAACCAGGTCATCTTCCCCGTCAGCTACAACGACAAGTTTTACAAAGATGTGCTGGAAGTTGGAGAGCTTGCAAAGCTAG CGTACTTCAATGACATTGCAGTGGGTGCTGTATGCTGCAGAGTGGACCACTCTCAGAACCAGAAGAGACTGTACATCATGACACTTGGCTGTCTAGCACCCTACCGTAGACTTGGAATTG GTACAAAGATGCTTAATCATGTGCTAAACATCTGCGAGAAGGATGGCACTTTTGACAATATTTACCT TCATGTGCAGATCAGCAATGAGTCGGCCATTGACTTTTACCAGAAGTTTGGCTTTGAGATTATTGAGACAAAGAAGAATTACTACAAGAGGATAGAGCCTGCAGATGCCCATGTGTTGCAAAAGAGCCTGCGCAGTCCTTGTGCACCGCCCAGTGGAGAGCTTCAGAAGTCAGAGTAG
- the atp6v1ab gene encoding V-type proton ATPase catalytic subunit A: protein MDMSKLPKIRDEERESQFGYVHGVSGPVVTATAMAGAAMYELVRVGHSELVGEIIRLEGDMATIQVYEETSGVSVGDPVLRTGKPLSVELGPGIMGSIFDGIQRPLKDINDLTQSIYIPRGVNIGALNRDLKWEFSPSKSLRVGSHITGGDIYGMVYENSLIKHKIMLPPKNRGTVTYVAPPGSYDITDVVMELEFEGVKEKFTMVQVWPVRQVRPVTEKLPANHPLLTGQRVLDALFPCVQGGTTAIPGAFGCGKTVISQSLSKYSNSDVIIYVGCGERGNEMSEVLRDFPELTMEVDGKTESIMKRTALVANTSNMPVAAREASIYTGITLSEYFRDMGYNVSMMADSTSRWAEALREISGRLAEMPADSGYPAYLGARLASFYERAGRVKCLGNPEREGSVSIVGAVSPPGGDFSDPVTSATLGIVQVFWGLDKKLAQRKHFPSVNWLISYSKYTRALDEYYDKHFPEFVPLRTKAKEILQEEEDLAEIVQLVGKASLAETDKITLEVAKLIKDDFLQQNGYTPYDRFCPFYKTVGILSNMIAFYDMARHAVETTAQSDNKITWAIIREHMGEILYRISSMKFKDPVKDGEAKIKAEYAQLVEDMQNAFRTLEE from the exons ATGGACATGTCCAAGCTGCCCAAGATCAGGGATGAGGAGAGGGAGAGCCAGTTTGGATACGTTCACGGAGTCTCCGGACCAG TGGTGACAGCGACGGCCATGGCAGGAGCAGCCATGTATGAGCTGGTCCGTGTCGGCCACAGTGAGCTGGTGGGAGAGATTATCAGGCTGGAGGGAGACATGGCCACCATCCAGGTCTACGAGGAGACAT CTGGTGTATCTGTGGGCGATCCTGTGCTCCGGACGGGGAAACCTCTTTCAGTCGAGCTGGGTCCAGGAATCATGGGCTCAATCTTTGATGGTATCCAACGACCTCTGAAGGACATTAATGACCTCACACAAAGCATCTACATTCCCAGAGGTGTAAATATTGGAGCCCTCAACCGAGACCTCAAGTGGGAGTTTTCCCCCAGCAAGAGTCTGCGG GTTGGCAGTCACATCACAGGCGGCGACATCTATGGTATGGTGTACGAGAACTCCCTCATTAAGCACAAGATCATGCTGCCTCCTAAAAACAGAGGCACCGTGACCTACGTGGCTCCGCCTGGGAGCTATGATATCACT GATGTGGTGATGGAGCTGGAGTTTGAAGGTGTGAAGGAGAAGTTCACCATGGTGCAGGTGTGGCCTGTCAGACAAGTGCGGCCCGTCACAGAGAAGCTGCCCGCCAATCACCCGCTGCTGACCGGACAGAGAGTGCTGGACGCCCTTTTCCC ATGTGTGCAAGGAGGAACCACAGCTATCCCAGGAGCCTTTGGCTGTGGAAAGACTGTCATCTCTCAGTCCCTGTCCAAATACTCCAACAGTGATGTCATCATCTACGTAGGCTGTGGGGAGCGTGGAAATGAGATGTCAGAAGTATTGAGAGACTTCCCTGAA CTGACGATGGAGGTGGACGGCAAGACTGAGAGCATCATGAAGAGAACAGCGCTGGTGGCCAACACCTCCAACATGCCCGTAGCTGCCAGAGAAGCCTCCATCTACACAG GAATCACTCTGTCTGAGTACTTCAGAGACATGGGGTACAACGTGAGCATGATGGCCGACTCCACCTCCCGTTGGGCTGAGGCTCTCAGGGAGATTTCTGGACGTCTGGCTGAGATGCCTGCTG ACAGTGGTTATCCTGCGTATCTGGGTGCCCGACTCGCCTCCTTTTATGAGCGTGCTGGAAGAGTGAAGTGCCTGGGTAACCCAGAGAGGGAAGGCAGCGTCAGTATTGTAGGAGC tgtatcgccccctggtggtgaCTTCTCTGATCCTGTTACCTCAGCCACACTTGGTATTGTTCAG GTGTTCTGGGGTTTGGATAAGAAGCTGGCTCAGAGGAAGCACTTCCCATCCGTCAACTGGCTCATCAGCTACAGCAAATACACCCGTGCCCTGGATGAATATTATGACAAGCACTTCCCTGAATTTGTACCTTTACGTACGAAGGCGAAGGAGATCctgcaggaggaagaggacCTGGCAGAGATTGTGCAGCTTGTCGGAAAG GCTTCACTGGCAGAAACAGATAAAATCACTCTGGAAGTGGCCAAACTGATCAAAGATGACTTCCTGCAGCAGAACGGTTACACTCCTTATGACAG GTTCTGTCCCTTCTACAAGACAGTGGGCATTCTCTCCAACATGATAGCTTTCTATGACATGGCACGGCACGCGGTGGAGACCACAGCTCAGAGCGACAACAAAATCACCTGGGCCATAATCAGGGAGCACATGGGAGAAATCCTCTACAGGATCAGCTCAATGAAATTCAAG GACCCGGTTAAGGATGGTGAAGCCAAGATCAAGGCCGAGTATGCACAGCTGGTGGAGGACATGCAGAACGCCTTCCGTACCTTGGAGGAATAG